In one window of Azoarcus olearius DNA:
- a CDS encoding PTS sugar transporter subunit IIA produces the protein MIGIFLITHGTLGEALIQCACHVLNKRPAQIMQLGVTAQDDPLDLLPVARRVLALTDSGEGVVVLTDIFGATPSNVAAKLIEPGRVEVIAGVNLPMLLRVLTYREKDMNTLVQRAVSGGCDGVIHIK, from the coding sequence ATGATCGGCATATTCCTCATCACGCACGGCACACTGGGCGAGGCCCTCATCCAGTGTGCGTGCCACGTGCTCAATAAAAGACCGGCGCAGATCATGCAGCTGGGCGTCACCGCGCAGGACGATCCGCTCGACCTGCTTCCGGTGGCGCGCCGCGTGCTGGCGTTGACGGATTCGGGCGAGGGCGTCGTCGTGCTCACGGACATCTTCGGAGCCACCCCGTCCAACGTCGCCGCCAAGCTGATCGAGCCCGGCAGGGTCGAAGTCATCGCAGGGGTCAATCTCCCGATGTTGCTGCGGGTGCTGACCTACCGCGAGAAGGACATGAACACGCTCGTCCAGCGCGCGGTATCGGGTGGCTGCGACGGGGTCATCCACATCAAATAA
- a CDS encoding HyaD/HybD family hydrogenase maturation endopeptidase, whose amino-acid sequence MTAPSPDSALILGIGNLLWADEGFGVRCVEAFNAAWQAPDSVTVMDGGTQGLYLLPYVTAARRLIVFDAVDYGLEPGTLRLVEDDEVPRFMGAKKMSLHQTGFQEVIASAALLGQCPQSMLLIGVQPVELEDFGGSLRPAVRARVDEAVAIAAARLREWGFPLQARQDEAAPLADAALQMQRYEAGRPPEDLACRIGDIRFMPER is encoded by the coding sequence ATGACTGCGCCCTCCCCTGACTCCGCCCTGATCCTTGGCATCGGCAACCTGCTGTGGGCCGACGAAGGTTTCGGCGTGCGCTGCGTGGAAGCTTTCAACGCCGCCTGGCAGGCGCCCGACAGCGTCACCGTGATGGACGGCGGCACCCAGGGCCTCTACCTGCTGCCCTACGTTACCGCCGCGCGCCGGCTGATCGTGTTCGACGCCGTCGATTACGGTCTGGAACCCGGCACGCTGCGGCTGGTGGAAGACGACGAGGTGCCGCGCTTCATGGGTGCCAAGAAGATGAGCCTGCACCAGACCGGCTTCCAGGAAGTGATCGCCTCGGCCGCGCTGCTCGGCCAGTGCCCACAGTCGATGCTGCTGATCGGCGTGCAGCCGGTGGAACTGGAAGACTTCGGCGGCAGCCTGCGGCCCGCGGTGCGCGCCCGCGTGGACGAAGCGGTGGCGATTGCCGCGGCCCGGCTGCGCGAGTGGGGCTTCCCGCTGCAAGCGCGTCAGGACGAGGCCGCGCCGCTCGCCGACGCCGCGCTGCAGATGCAGCGCTACGAGGCCGGCCGCCCGCCCGAGGACCTCGCCTGCCGCATCGGCGACATCCGCTTCATGCCGGAGCGCTGA
- a CDS encoding HypC/HybG/HupF family hydrogenase formation chaperone — protein MCVGIPVQVLRSEETRALCRDRDGSEVWVDLLLVGEQPPGTWLMCFLGAAREVIDADTAQRTLAALAALDTLLAGGDADLDAAFADLVNREPELPDFLKPQTT, from the coding sequence ATGTGCGTCGGCATCCCCGTGCAGGTGCTGCGCAGCGAGGAAACGCGCGCGCTGTGCCGTGACCGCGACGGCAGCGAAGTGTGGGTGGATCTGCTGCTGGTGGGCGAGCAGCCACCCGGCACCTGGCTGATGTGCTTTCTCGGCGCGGCGCGCGAGGTGATCGACGCCGACACCGCACAACGCACGCTCGCCGCGCTCGCGGCACTCGACACCCTGCTGGCCGGCGGCGACGCCGACCTCGACGCGGCCTTCGCCGACCTGGTGAACCGCGAACCCGAACTGCCCGATTTCCTCAAACCGCAAACCACATGA
- a CDS encoding HPr family phosphocarrier protein, with the protein MPRAEAQIVNKLGLHARASAKLTQLASSFPAEVWLERNGRRVNAKSIMGVMMLAAARGATVTVETAGSDADAALEALLALIADKFGEGE; encoded by the coding sequence ATGCCAAGAGCGGAAGCGCAAATCGTCAACAAGCTGGGCCTGCACGCGCGCGCATCGGCCAAGCTCACCCAGCTCGCCAGCAGCTTTCCGGCCGAAGTCTGGCTGGAACGCAACGGCCGCCGGGTCAATGCGAAAAGCATCATGGGGGTGATGATGCTGGCCGCGGCGCGCGGCGCCACGGTCACCGTGGAAACCGCCGGCTCCGACGCCGACGCGGCCTTGGAGGCGCTGCTGGCGCTGATCGCCGACAAGTTCGGCGAAGGGGAATGA
- a CDS encoding hydrogenase small subunit: protein MTETFYDVLRRQGITRRSFLKFCSLTATSLGLGSAAAPQIAHALETKPRTPVLWLHGLECTCCSESFIRSAHPLTKDVVLSMLSLDYDDTLMAAAGHQAEAILDEIRKKYKGNYILAVEGNPPLNEDGMFAIQGGRPFVEKLRETAADCKAIISWGSCASWGCVQAAKPNPTRATPVHKVITDKPIVKVPGCPPIAEVMTAVVTYMLTFDKLPELDRMGRPKMFYGQRIHDKCYRRPHFDAGQFAEAWDDEGSRKGYCLYKMGCKGPTTYNACSTVRWNEGVSWPVQSGHGCIGCSEDGFWDKGSFYDRVTDIKQFGIEANADKVGATAAGVVGASVAAHAAVTALARARSKTGIDVKQGEE, encoded by the coding sequence ATGACCGAAACCTTTTACGACGTACTGCGCCGCCAGGGCATCACGCGGCGCAGCTTCCTGAAATTCTGCAGCCTCACCGCCACCTCGCTCGGGCTGGGCTCCGCCGCCGCGCCGCAGATCGCCCACGCGCTCGAAACCAAGCCGCGCACCCCGGTGCTGTGGCTGCACGGGCTGGAATGCACCTGCTGCTCGGAATCCTTCATCCGCTCGGCGCATCCGCTGACCAAGGACGTGGTGCTGTCGATGCTGTCGCTCGACTACGACGACACCCTGATGGCCGCCGCCGGCCACCAGGCCGAGGCGATCCTCGACGAGATCCGCAAGAAGTACAAAGGCAACTACATCCTCGCGGTGGAAGGCAACCCGCCGCTCAACGAAGATGGCATGTTCGCGATCCAGGGCGGCCGCCCGTTCGTGGAAAAGCTGCGCGAGACCGCCGCCGACTGCAAGGCGATCATCTCCTGGGGTTCCTGTGCGTCCTGGGGTTGCGTGCAGGCCGCCAAGCCCAACCCGACCCGCGCGACGCCGGTGCACAAGGTCATCACCGACAAGCCCATCGTCAAGGTGCCCGGCTGCCCGCCGATCGCCGAGGTGATGACCGCGGTGGTCACCTACATGCTGACCTTCGACAAGCTGCCCGAACTGGACCGCATGGGCCGGCCGAAGATGTTCTACGGCCAGCGCATCCACGACAAATGCTACCGCCGCCCGCACTTCGACGCCGGCCAGTTCGCCGAAGCCTGGGACGACGAGGGGTCGCGCAAGGGCTACTGCCTGTACAAGATGGGCTGCAAGGGCCCCACCACCTATAACGCCTGCTCCACCGTGCGCTGGAACGAAGGCGTGTCCTGGCCGGTGCAGTCCGGCCACGGCTGCATCGGCTGCTCGGAAGACGGCTTCTGGGACAAGGGCAGCTTCTACGACCGCGTCACCGACATCAAACAATTCGGCATCGAAGCCAACGCCGACAAGGTCGGCGCCACCGCCGCCGGCGTGGTCGGCGCGAGCGTGGCCGCGCATGCTGCGGTCACCGCGCTGGCACGCGCGCGCAGCAAGACCGGCATCGACGTGAAGCAAGGGGAAGAATGA
- the ptsP gene encoding phosphoenolpyruvate--protein phosphotransferase → MPFTLHGLPVSQGIAIGHVHLVSHALLEVNHYHVAQRHLADETARLDDAVATVQGELIGLKAAATGGQAHSEVGAFVDLQLMMLADPMLIDAARALIESRGCNAEWALVQQMELVVAQFRQIEDPYLRERQADVVQVVERLVKVLLGHPGHLPPRRRDGLGTIVVAHDLSPADTIGFRDHNIAGFVTDVGGPTSHTAIVARSLAIPAVVGLHHIRDLVEDDELLIVDGTRGVIIVAPDDSIIEEYRLRRAELELERSKLKRLRDTPATTLDGETIHLLANIEGPKDVAQVKASNADGVGLYRTEFLFIGRDTLPDEDEQYEAYRTVLKAVPGKPVTIRTFDVGADKALNGAHSRFEPNPALGLRAVRYSLAEPKMFLTQLRALLRASVHGRLQIMVPMLAHAHEIDQTLTLIDKAKAELRAERIKFDEQVPIGGMIEVPAAALALGMFIRRLSFLSIGTNDLIQYTLAIDRSDEAVVHLYDPLHPAVLKLIGATIQAGARYGLPVSVCGEMAGDPAYTLLLLGMGLRNFSMHPGHILEIKQQVLRADLGELAPRVQRILKMDEQARVREAVERLAG, encoded by the coding sequence ATGCCGTTTACGCTGCACGGCCTGCCGGTGTCGCAGGGCATCGCGATCGGACATGTGCATCTGGTCTCGCATGCGCTGCTCGAGGTCAACCACTACCACGTCGCGCAGCGCCATCTCGCCGATGAAACCGCACGCCTGGACGACGCGGTCGCGACCGTCCAGGGCGAGCTGATCGGACTCAAGGCAGCGGCCACCGGCGGCCAGGCGCACAGCGAGGTCGGCGCCTTCGTCGACCTGCAGCTGATGATGCTGGCCGACCCGATGCTGATCGACGCCGCGCGCGCGCTGATCGAATCGCGCGGCTGCAACGCCGAGTGGGCGCTGGTGCAGCAGATGGAGCTGGTCGTGGCACAGTTCCGCCAGATCGAGGACCCCTATCTGCGCGAACGTCAGGCCGACGTCGTGCAGGTGGTCGAACGCCTCGTCAAGGTGCTGCTCGGCCATCCGGGTCACTTGCCGCCTCGCCGGCGCGACGGACTGGGCACCATCGTCGTCGCGCACGACCTGTCGCCCGCCGACACCATCGGCTTTCGCGACCACAACATCGCCGGCTTCGTCACCGACGTCGGCGGCCCCACCAGCCACACCGCGATCGTCGCGCGCAGCCTCGCCATCCCCGCGGTGGTGGGCCTGCACCACATCCGCGACCTGGTCGAAGACGACGAACTGCTGATCGTCGACGGCACGCGCGGGGTGATCATCGTCGCGCCCGACGACAGCATCATCGAGGAATACCGGCTGCGGCGCGCCGAGCTGGAACTCGAACGCTCCAAGCTCAAGCGCCTGCGCGACACCCCGGCCACCACGCTGGATGGCGAGACCATCCACCTGCTCGCCAACATCGAAGGGCCGAAGGACGTCGCCCAGGTCAAGGCCTCGAACGCCGACGGCGTGGGGCTGTACCGCACCGAATTCCTCTTCATCGGGCGCGACACGCTGCCCGACGAAGACGAGCAGTACGAGGCCTACCGCACCGTGCTGAAGGCGGTTCCCGGCAAGCCGGTGACCATCCGCACCTTCGACGTCGGCGCGGACAAGGCGCTCAACGGCGCCCACTCCCGCTTCGAACCCAATCCGGCGCTCGGCCTGCGCGCGGTGCGCTACTCGCTTGCCGAGCCCAAGATGTTCCTCACCCAGCTGCGCGCCCTGCTGCGCGCCTCGGTGCACGGCCGGCTGCAGATCATGGTGCCGATGCTCGCCCATGCGCACGAGATCGACCAGACGCTGACGCTGATCGACAAGGCCAAGGCCGAGCTGCGCGCCGAGCGCATCAAGTTCGACGAGCAGGTTCCGATCGGCGGCATGATCGAAGTGCCGGCGGCGGCACTCGCACTCGGCATGTTCATCCGCCGGCTGTCCTTCCTGTCGATCGGCACCAACGACCTTATCCAGTACACGCTCGCCATCGACCGCTCGGACGAGGCCGTCGTCCATCTCTACGACCCGCTCCATCCGGCCGTGCTCAAGCTGATCGGCGCCACCATCCAGGCCGGCGCCCGCTACGGCCTGCCGGTGTCGGTGTGCGGCGAGATGGCGGGCGACCCCGCCTACACCTTGCTGCTGCTGGGCATGGGGCTGCGCAACTTCTCGATGCACCCCGGCCACATCCTCGAGATCAAGCAACAGGTGCTGCGGGCCGACCTGGGGGAGCTGGCGCCGCGCGTGCAGCGGATCCTGAAGATGGACGAGCAGGCGCGCGTGCGTGAAGCGGTGGAGCGCCTGGCCGGCTAG
- a CDS encoding HigA family addiction module antitoxin, whose protein sequence is MTAPHPPAAPSATAEGRPASLRAAAHALPAGTRHPIHPGHFLETRFLIPAAISQDALARALGISRRRVNELVRGRRAISPDTAVRLGRFFGTDPRFWTALQAEWDTFEAMRSAG, encoded by the coding sequence ATGACCGCGCCGCATCCGCCGGCCGCACCTTCCGCCACCGCGGAAGGGCGGCCGGCGTCGCTTCGGGCTGCCGCCCACGCCCTGCCCGCCGGCACCCGCCATCCGATCCACCCCGGCCACTTCCTCGAAACCCGCTTCCTGATTCCGGCGGCGATTTCGCAGGATGCGCTGGCACGCGCACTGGGCATCTCGCGCCGCCGGGTGAACGAACTGGTCCGCGGCCGGCGCGCGATATCGCCCGACACCGCGGTACGGCTGGGCCGCTTCTTCGGCACCGATCCGCGCTTCTGGACCGCGCTGCAAGCCGAGTGGGATACCTTCGAGGCGATGCGCAGCGCCGGGTGA
- the cybH gene encoding Ni/Fe-hydrogenase, b-type cytochrome subunit — protein MLAQQDAFEAERSARMVKAVYVYEAPLRLWHWVNALAITVLAITGYFIGKPLPALSGDTSAQYLMGWIRFLHFSAAYVFAIGFLGRIYWAIVGNHHARQIFLLPIFDGKWWGEVFYELRWYLFMVKEPNKYIGHNPLAQLMMFLFFTVGAVYMILTGFALYGEGLGVGSWADTMFGWVIGVLGSNSMQVHSLHRLGMWVTLCFVIVHVYAAIREDIMSRQSLISTMISGWRMFKD, from the coding sequence ATGCTTGCTCAACAAGACGCATTCGAAGCCGAGCGCAGTGCGCGCATGGTGAAGGCGGTGTATGTGTACGAAGCGCCGCTGCGCCTGTGGCACTGGGTGAACGCGCTCGCGATCACCGTGCTTGCGATCACCGGCTACTTCATCGGCAAACCGCTGCCGGCACTGTCCGGCGACACCAGCGCGCAGTACCTGATGGGCTGGATCCGCTTCCTGCACTTCTCCGCCGCCTATGTGTTCGCGATCGGCTTCCTCGGCCGCATCTACTGGGCCATCGTCGGCAACCACCACGCCCGCCAGATCTTCCTGCTGCCGATTTTCGACGGCAAATGGTGGGGCGAGGTGTTCTACGAACTGCGCTGGTATCTGTTCATGGTGAAGGAGCCCAACAAGTACATCGGCCACAACCCGCTGGCGCAGCTGATGATGTTCCTGTTCTTCACGGTGGGCGCGGTGTACATGATCCTCACCGGCTTCGCGCTGTACGGCGAAGGCCTGGGCGTCGGCAGCTGGGCGGACACGATGTTCGGCTGGGTGATCGGCGTGCTCGGCAGCAACAGCATGCAGGTGCACAGCCTGCACCGGCTCGGCATGTGGGTCACGCTGTGCTTCGTGATCGTCCATGTGTATGCCGCGATCCGCGAGGACATCATGAGCCGCCAGAGCCTGATCAGCACCATGATCAGCGGCTGGCGGATGTTCAAGGACTGA
- a CDS encoding ABC-F family ATPase: MLVAANITQQFGAKPLFENVSVKFGDGNRYGLIGANGAGKSTFMKILCGILESSAGNVSKDPHERMAYLRQDQFAYEEMRVLDVVMMGHEELWAAIKERDAIYANPEATEDDYMHAAELEGKVGEYDGYTAEARAGELLLGVGIGSELHDGPMKNVAPGWKLRVLLCQALFANPDILLLDEPTNNLDINTIRWLEDVLNNRDCTMVIISHDRHFLNQVCTHMADLDYGTITIYPGNYDDYMEASTMARERQSAANARAKEKISELQEFVRRFSANKSKAKQATSRLKLIDKLKPEDVKPSSRQYPWIRFDYDEKDKLHRLACEVDTISFAYEGMEKPLINKFSIAIEAGEKVAIIGENGVGKTTLLKLLVGELTPQKGAVKWAEKAKTGYYAQDHSADFAEDVSLTEWIADYSRITAAATGEDNETLLRGTLGRLLFSGDDVKKSVKVISGGEQGRMLFGKLMLSRPNVLLMDEPTNHLDMESIESLNTGLDKFSGTLIFVSHDREFVSSLATRIIEIKLDGRIVDYRGTYEEYLASQGLE; this comes from the coding sequence GTGCTCGTCGCAGCCAACATTACCCAACAGTTCGGGGCCAAGCCCCTGTTCGAGAACGTCTCCGTCAAGTTCGGCGACGGCAACCGCTATGGCCTGATCGGCGCCAACGGCGCCGGCAAATCGACCTTCATGAAGATCCTGTGCGGGATCCTCGAATCGTCCGCCGGCAACGTGTCCAAGGATCCGCACGAGCGCATGGCCTACTTGCGCCAGGACCAGTTCGCGTATGAAGAGATGCGCGTGCTCGACGTGGTGATGATGGGCCACGAGGAACTGTGGGCGGCGATCAAGGAACGCGACGCGATCTACGCCAATCCTGAAGCCACCGAAGACGACTACATGCACGCGGCCGAACTCGAAGGCAAGGTCGGCGAATACGACGGCTACACCGCCGAGGCGCGCGCGGGCGAACTGCTGCTGGGCGTGGGCATCGGCAGCGAGTTGCACGACGGCCCGATGAAGAACGTCGCCCCCGGCTGGAAGCTGCGGGTGCTGCTGTGCCAGGCGCTGTTCGCGAATCCGGACATCCTGCTGCTCGACGAGCCGACCAACAACCTCGACATCAACACCATCCGCTGGCTGGAGGACGTGCTCAACAACCGCGACTGCACGATGGTGATCATCTCCCACGACCGCCACTTCCTGAACCAGGTCTGCACCCACATGGCCGACCTGGACTACGGCACCATCACCATCTACCCGGGCAACTACGACGACTACATGGAAGCGTCGACGATGGCGCGCGAACGCCAGTCCGCCGCCAACGCCCGGGCCAAGGAAAAGATCTCCGAGCTGCAGGAGTTCGTGCGCCGCTTCTCGGCCAACAAGTCCAAGGCCAAGCAGGCCACCAGCCGCCTGAAGCTGATCGACAAGCTCAAGCCCGAGGACGTGAAGCCCTCCAGCCGCCAGTATCCGTGGATCCGCTTCGACTACGACGAGAAGGACAAGCTGCACCGCCTCGCGTGCGAGGTCGACACCATCAGCTTCGCCTACGAGGGCATGGAAAAGCCGCTGATCAACAAGTTCTCGATCGCGATCGAAGCGGGCGAGAAGGTGGCGATCATCGGTGAGAACGGCGTCGGCAAGACCACGCTGCTGAAGCTGCTGGTGGGCGAGCTGACGCCGCAGAAGGGCGCGGTGAAGTGGGCGGAAAAGGCCAAGACCGGCTACTACGCGCAGGACCACTCGGCCGACTTTGCCGAAGATGTCAGCCTGACCGAATGGATCGCCGACTACTCGCGCATCACCGCAGCCGCCACCGGCGAGGACAACGAAACCCTGCTGCGCGGCACGCTGGGCCGGTTGCTGTTCTCCGGCGACGACGTCAAGAAATCGGTCAAGGTGATTTCCGGCGGCGAACAGGGCCGCATGCTGTTCGGCAAGCTGATGCTGTCGCGCCCCAACGTGCTGCTGATGGACGAGCCGACCAACCACCTCGACATGGAATCGATCGAGTCGCTCAACACCGGGCTCGACAAGTTCAGCGGCACCCTGATCTTCGTGTCGCACGACCGCGAGTTCGTGTCCTCGCTTGCCACCCGCATCATCGAGATCAAGCTCGACGGCCGCATCGTCGACTACCGCGGCACCTACGAGGAATACCTCGCCAGCCAGGGTCTGGAATAA
- a CDS encoding glutathione peroxidase — MRTTALALTLLALATAAVVYAASEAPVPAATQAAAPASPLLDHSFRRLHGAETLNLRERYAGQPLLIVNTASHCGYTGQFKELEAIHQRYRAQGLKVLGFSSDDFNQEADNEAKAANVCFVNFGVTFDMFAPIHVRGGDAHPLFRELARQSQAPRWNFYKYVVDRQGKVVASFESAVKPDAPEVVAALERAIAGAR; from the coding sequence ATGCGCACTACCGCCCTTGCCCTGACCTTGCTCGCCCTCGCCACCGCGGCCGTTGTGTACGCCGCCAGCGAGGCGCCCGTACCGGCCGCGACGCAAGCCGCCGCACCTGCCAGCCCGCTGCTCGACCACAGCTTCCGCCGCCTGCACGGGGCCGAAACGCTCAACCTGCGCGAACGCTATGCCGGCCAGCCGCTGCTCATCGTCAACACCGCCAGCCATTGCGGCTACACCGGCCAGTTCAAGGAACTGGAAGCCATCCACCAGCGCTACCGTGCGCAGGGGCTGAAGGTGCTCGGCTTCTCGTCGGATGACTTCAACCAGGAAGCCGACAACGAAGCCAAGGCCGCCAACGTCTGCTTCGTGAACTTCGGCGTCACCTTCGACATGTTCGCGCCCATCCACGTGCGCGGCGGCGACGCGCATCCGCTGTTCCGCGAACTCGCGCGCCAGTCGCAGGCGCCGCGCTGGAATTTCTATAAGTACGTGGTCGACCGCCAGGGCAAGGTGGTGGCCAGCTTCGAGAGCGCGGTCAAGCCGGACGCCCCCGAGGTAGTCGCCGCGCTCGAACGCGCGATTGCCGGCGCTCGCTGA
- a CDS encoding ATP-binding protein: MKLQIERNHVEAMVKAFPRLAYLQDQLKLGSRAEVPFAQLEHAEVRFLGDLYGAGGPTQRARAAQLETLQQAFNDEGFRFEDDDLEKVVPEIIRYLAAGAIRGWLFTAALTGKPLAWAVTRIDYTPPGGEESAKVLVELKSNAKAKLATANIRINPSDIPGRTISEVFATKGYVRETPALIAAYDEGATRYFDWRARNGEQFSGTGVGYYAENPTATHRDTDWSRKDVIVLSSGGGKARLVNDESILADRALTLDAPGDILERYLRRASKNGDFKVEAEVQAIQETLPKGVFTQLPVHFYILMFHLDLHHYVWVHVDDLEPYAYAPALKEKLILPEEQTDLIDILTAEMDVLMDDIVAGKSGGTTVLCAGPPGVGKTLTAEVYSEIIRRPLYRVHSGQLGLNVAAMETALKEVLTRAQRWGAVMLIDEADVYIKRRDDNISMNAVVGVFLRVLEYFNGLLFLTTNRVDDIDEAIVSRCIALIRYEQPDAEARARIWQVMAEQFGLALDDALVARLVARYPQASGRDIKGLAKLVAKYCGRKAVPPDMAAFDRCAMFRALTPAEA, from the coding sequence GTGAAGCTGCAAATCGAACGCAATCACGTCGAGGCCATGGTCAAGGCCTTTCCGCGCCTGGCCTATCTGCAGGACCAACTGAAGCTGGGCAGCCGGGCCGAAGTGCCCTTTGCCCAACTCGAACACGCCGAGGTGCGCTTCCTCGGCGATCTGTACGGTGCCGGCGGACCTACCCAGCGCGCCCGAGCCGCCCAGCTGGAAACCCTGCAACAGGCTTTCAACGACGAAGGTTTCCGCTTCGAGGATGACGACCTCGAAAAGGTGGTGCCGGAAATCATCCGCTACCTCGCCGCCGGGGCCATCCGCGGCTGGCTGTTCACCGCCGCGCTGACCGGCAAGCCGCTGGCCTGGGCGGTGACGCGCATCGATTACACCCCGCCGGGCGGAGAAGAAAGCGCCAAGGTGCTGGTGGAACTCAAGTCCAACGCCAAGGCCAAGCTCGCCACCGCCAACATCCGCATCAACCCGAGCGACATCCCGGGGCGCACGATCTCCGAAGTCTTCGCCACCAAGGGCTATGTGCGCGAGACGCCGGCGCTGATTGCCGCCTACGACGAAGGCGCGACGCGCTATTTCGACTGGCGGGCGCGCAACGGCGAGCAGTTTTCCGGCACCGGCGTGGGCTATTACGCCGAAAACCCCACCGCGACGCACCGCGACACCGATTGGTCGCGCAAGGACGTGATCGTGCTGTCCTCGGGCGGTGGCAAGGCGCGCCTGGTGAACGACGAGAGCATCCTCGCCGACCGGGCGCTGACGCTGGATGCGCCCGGCGACATCCTGGAACGCTACCTGCGGCGCGCCTCCAAGAACGGCGACTTCAAGGTCGAGGCCGAGGTGCAGGCGATCCAGGAAACCCTGCCCAAGGGCGTGTTCACCCAGCTACCGGTGCATTTCTACATCCTGATGTTCCATCTGGACCTGCACCACTACGTATGGGTGCATGTGGATGACCTCGAGCCCTATGCCTACGCCCCGGCGCTGAAGGAAAAGCTGATCCTGCCGGAGGAGCAGACCGACCTGATCGACATCCTGACGGCCGAGATGGACGTGCTGATGGACGACATCGTCGCCGGCAAGTCGGGCGGCACCACGGTGCTGTGCGCCGGCCCTCCGGGGGTGGGCAAGACGCTGACCGCCGAGGTGTATTCGGAAATCATCCGCCGACCGCTGTACCGGGTGCATTCCGGCCAGCTCGGCCTCAACGTCGCGGCGATGGAAACGGCGTTGAAGGAAGTGCTGACGCGCGCGCAGCGCTGGGGCGCGGTGATGCTGATCGACGAAGCCGATGTGTACATCAAGCGCCGCGACGACAACATCTCGATGAACGCGGTGGTCGGGGTGTTCCTGCGCGTGCTGGAGTACTTCAACGGCCTGCTGTTCCTCACCACCAACCGGGTCGATGACATCGACGAGGCCATCGTCTCGCGCTGCATCGCGCTGATCCGCTACGAGCAGCCGGACGCCGAGGCGCGCGCGCGGATCTGGCAGGTGATGGCCGAGCAGTTCGGGCTCGCGCTCGACGACGCGCTCGTCGCCCGCCTGGTGGCGCGCTACCCGCAGGCCTCGGGGCGCGACATCAAGGGCCTGGCCAAGCTGGTGGCGAAGTACTGCGGGCGCAAGGCGGTGCCGCCGGATATGGCGGCCTTCGACCGCTGCGCGATGTTCCGTGCGCTGACGCCAGCCGAAGCCTGA
- a CDS encoding rubredoxin, translating to MFEGSYLGNDARLDPAARLECGICWWVYDPAEGDALAQVPAGTPFAALPAHWCCPNCEAPRHKFMVIADD from the coding sequence ATGTTCGAAGGCAGCTACCTGGGCAACGACGCCCGCCTCGACCCCGCCGCGCGGCTGGAATGCGGCATCTGCTGGTGGGTGTACGACCCGGCCGAGGGCGACGCGCTTGCCCAGGTGCCGGCGGGCACGCCCTTCGCCGCGCTGCCGGCGCACTGGTGCTGCCCCAACTGCGAAGCGCCGCGCCACAAGTTCATGGTCATCGCGGACGACTGA
- a CDS encoding hydrogenase expression/formation protein, whose protein sequence is MKAWSANAFPIPVVAAGPGSQPEEDEALDYLPLPSGMDTFAPPRLPDHIDPASRATAVATLQGLLAAMRAWTFGTPGHPVVDLAPLDGASLALINDALGQGEVSARVLGETELRIQETVFAGIWRVVETDRGGRRLNDRIEACAMPAEVITRSLEAAQAAIAAPTPPQGVMNAPAVLNELLHAVATRRPGAAAHIVNLTLLPMNPADLAWLVEVLGVGPTVILSRGYGNCRITATALARTWWVQYFNSADTLILNTLEVTELPDVAPAAADDFGDSIARLEEWIATLCDA, encoded by the coding sequence ATGAAAGCCTGGTCCGCCAACGCCTTCCCGATTCCCGTCGTCGCCGCCGGCCCCGGTTCGCAGCCGGAAGAAGACGAAGCGCTCGACTACCTGCCGCTGCCCAGCGGCATGGACACCTTCGCCCCGCCCCGCCTGCCCGACCACATCGACCCCGCCTCGCGCGCCACCGCCGTCGCCACGCTGCAGGGCCTGCTCGCCGCGATGCGCGCGTGGACCTTCGGCACGCCCGGCCACCCGGTGGTCGATCTCGCGCCGCTCGACGGCGCCAGCCTCGCGCTGATCAACGATGCGCTCGGTCAGGGCGAGGTCAGCGCCCGCGTGCTCGGCGAGACCGAGCTGCGCATCCAGGAAACCGTGTTCGCCGGCATCTGGCGCGTGGTCGAGACCGACCGCGGCGGCCGTCGCCTCAACGACCGCATCGAGGCCTGCGCGATGCCGGCCGAGGTCATCACCCGCAGCCTCGAAGCCGCCCAAGCGGCGATTGCCGCCCCCACGCCGCCGCAGGGGGTGATGAACGCGCCCGCGGTGCTCAACGAACTGCTGCACGCGGTCGCCACGCGCCGCCCGGGCGCGGCGGCCCACATCGTCAACCTGACCCTGCTGCCGATGAACCCGGCCGACCTGGCGTGGCTGGTGGAGGTGCTCGGCGTCGGCCCGACGGTGATCCTGTCGCGCGGCTACGGCAATTGCCGGATCACCGCCACCGCGCTCGCCCGTACCTGGTGGGTGCAGTACTTCAACAGCGCCGACACGCTGATCCTCAACACCCTCGAAGTGACCGAACTGCCCGACGTCGCGCCCGCCGCGGCGGACGATTTCGGCGACAGCATCGCGCGGCTCGAGGAATGGATCGCGACCCTGTGCGACGCCTGA